In Cryptomeria japonica chromosome 10, Sugi_1.0, whole genome shotgun sequence, a genomic segment contains:
- the LOC131065185 gene encoding protein NCA1, with protein MTSVCPFARTAKKNAENLVEKVQQEQTEDENNYSEQARGEKEDNSKKGEAPKCPYGYDSQSFKIGPFSCVICRALLYESSKCVPCGHKYCKVCILRFEDCPLCGADINKVEPDPDLQALVDQFIEGHARIKRTVSHSDDTKEKEDNEQFKNVVYEDVSLERGSFLVQQAMKAFQAQNLESAKSRLTMCAEDIHEQMGRTESTPELCSQLGAVLGMLGDCCRAMGDVGGAVKYYSESVEFLSKLSVDDPEVVHTLSVSLNKIGDLKYYDGDLSAAKLHYSQSLDIRRKAINDHTKLSSQVLDVAVSLAKVADVNRGLGNEEIAIEGFQEAVKSLECLSLQPSEEPSLEKRRLSVLQFLHDQLKESRNTAPVAAT; from the exons ATGACTTCTGTATGCCCCTTTGCAAGAACAGctaaaaaaaatgcagaaaactTGGTAGAAAAGGTCCAGCAAGAACAGACAGAAGATGAAAACAATTATTCTGAGCAGGCTAGGGGAGAGAAAGAGGATAATTCAAAGAAAGGAGAAGCTCCAAAGTGTCCTTATGGATATGATTCCCAGTCATTTAAAATAGGACCATTTAGCTGTGTAATTTGTCGAGCGTTACTATATGAAAGCAGCAAATGTGTACCATGTGGCCATAAATATTGCAA AGTCTGCATTTTGCGCTTTGAGGATTGCCCTTTATGCGGAGCAGACATCAATAAAGTTGAGCCCGATCCTGATCTTCAAGCACTTGTTGATCAGTTTATTGAAGGTCATGCTAGAATCAAGAGAACAGTATCTCATTCGGATGATACAAAGGAAAAAGAAGATAATGAACAATTTAAGAACGTTGTCTACGAGGATGTTTCTTTGGAAAGGGGCAGCTTCCTTGTGCAGCAAGCCATGAAA GCATTTCAGGCCCAGAATTTGGAGAGTGCCAAGTCAAGGCTAACTATGTGTGCAGAGGATATTCATGAGCAGATGGGAAGGACTGAAAGTACTCCAGAATTATGTTCACAACTAGGGGCTGTTCTTGGCATGCTTGGGGATTgctg TCGAGCAATGGGAGATGTTGGTGGGGCGGTCAAATATTACAGCGAAAGTGTTGAGTTTCTTTCCAAATTATCTGTTGATGATCCAGAG GTTGTACATACACTTTCGGTTTCATTAAACAAAATTGGAGATCTTAAATATTACGATGGAGATCTTTCAGCTGCAAAATTGCATTATTCTCAATCGCTGGATATTCGTAGAAAGGCTATTAATGATCACACAAAACTATCCTCACAG GTGCTTGATGTCGCAGTTTCCTTAGCTAAGGTTGCGGATGTAAACAGAGGCCTAGGTAATGAAGAAATTGCTATTGAAGGATTTCAAGAAGCAGTAAAAAGCTTGGAATGTCTTTCATTACAACCAAGCGAGGAGCCATCTTTAGAGAAAAGG CGGCTTTCAGTTTTACAATTTCTTCATGACCAGCTCAAGGAGAGTCGAAATACTGCTCCCGTTGCGGCAACCTGA